The following nucleotide sequence is from Chromobacterium rhizoryzae.
TGCGCGACGCGCTCGCTCGCGTTCGGTTTCGACAGTCGCCGGCTTGAAGACCCCACGTCGAAGCCCCTCGGCCACAATGTAGTTGTCAATCAATCGAGGGATATGTGCGTACTCCCTCTCCCAACGACGTTTGTTCATTCGTGCGCGCTCCGCAAGTACGCGGAAGTAGAAACTGAACAGGCGGTGCAGATCATCTCCTGTCACTACGTAATGCTTGCAGCGCAGACAGTTGAGGAACGAGAAGCACGTTGCCCCCTCTTGTTTCGGGGCGTATTGTCCATAGACTGGATCGCTACAGCGCCCCATGGCGGTAGTGTGGTAGGTTGCGCCGATGCGGCCGGTCATCAGCTCTTCGACTAGGAGCTCACCCATGAACTGCCAGTTACGCTTTGCATCGTTACTAGGGGCCAAATAATTTCTTCCAGTAACCTGAGGCGTATTGCCAAGCGCGATGGCTGTGGTTGCTATGTCGCCTTCTAGCAACTCAAAAATGCGGTTGGCGAAGGTCTTGCGCAGGCGAGAAATGTTGATACGTAGCGGCTGGCCGTCGGTATCGGTCAGGCCGTGCTCAGCCACGAGTTTCTTGATTGCCTGTGCTACCGTCCCGCCATTCAGTGCAATAACCCTGCCAAGACCAGAACCTCGATGCACACGATACAGCCATACACGTTCCTTGAAATCGCCTGGGGCCTCCGCGCGCAGCGATTCGCCAAGCGTAAGTACACGCCGGATCAAGCGCTCGACATTGGTTTTGACTGTGGGAGTGGACTCCTGCCAGCGCTCAGCGCCACTCTCGCCACGTAGCGCAATCTTGGAGGAGGTGTATCCGCGGCGTTTTCTTAGGATCATGAAGACACTGCCATCCTTGGGGTGAGGGTGCAAACAATCAGCCCCCATCTCTAGGAGCGGCGTAGCGTTGCGTCCAGTATGTAGCGCAACAGTCAGCAGCGCGTAAGCCAATAATTCGCCGGTGACCTGTACGTCGTCATGGAAGATAGGCATGACTGCTTGCCTAAGTGCCATGGCGAGCGCCTGCCGTTGACGTGTAGGCAAAGGCGTCTCGCCCTGATGGGGGCCGATGTTCGGAAAGGGATTTCGTGGGAAAGTTGCATCGTCACCAGCTGTAACGAGTGGGAACAGCCCGCGCCGGCCTAATGCATTCAGGATGGACTTCGCATTAGAGTAATGGCCCCTCTGGCTATGCGGAGAGATGCCAAGGTCAGAGAGGTAGCCAAGAAAGTCATCAATTAAAGCTCGGTCGATATCAGCCAGGGTCAGTCCGCGGTTCAGCGAGGTAGCTCGCAACACCAGATAGTCGAGGAAGTGGCGTAAACCGCCTTTGCAGTGACTTGCTACGGTAGTTGCCTCAATCACGTCGTCCTGTCGTACCAAGAAACGCTCGATCTGCCGCTGGCACGCATAGGTGATCGGATCGATCCCTCTGGCGTACCAGCGTGCGAAATCGAATTTTTGCATCCGTGTGATATTTCGCCCGAACGAAACTGTGGTTTTGGCTGGCGGAATCTCTTCAGAGAGCACGACGATACGACCTGCTCCTTCACGAGAGTGTTCGACCTGAGGGACACTAAGATCTGTCTTGCTAAATACCTTGCGCTTGCCCATCAGACCGTATCCAAGTCGCCGTGCAATTCATCGTCGTAGGCCAAGACAGCCTCGTCGGCGATTTCATTGATCAGGTGTAGGTACACCATCGTCGTCTGAATCGAGCTATGGCCAAGTTGCCGCTGTACGAACACCAGTGGTTCCACGCTGCTGCGGTTTCGCTGAAGCGCAAGCAGGGTATGCGTCGCGTAGGTGTGTCGCAACATGTGCGGATGGACGCGGACGCCGGCTCGCTTGCCGATTTCCCGGACGATGCGTTCGATTCGTTTGCCTCCATCTGCATAAGGCTCTCCGAACTGGTTTAGGAACAGCGGCTTGTGCCTCGTCTGGCTTAGGGTGGCTCGCTCACCGCGCACCTGCACTACGTAACGGTGCAGATCCGAGAGGAAACGGCGACTGACATAGATGTCGCGGGGCTTGCTACCCTTCGTACGCATACCGTGCCCATCATAAGGATTGAGGTGAATTTGGATATTGCGCTCTTTCCTGCCCGCCGCGTCAGGATCGAAGACGTACGCAAGCGGGAAGGTGGCGATTTCCTCCCGGCG
It contains:
- a CDS encoding tyrosine-type recombinase/integrase; this translates as MYDFFSFLQAHDLDWHDVDRGEAKSIVAAYRDYCLDEFNLAPSTTRQRLHYVCKFYEFAQQQGWVGRLPFGYEEKVVKRTLGFLAHVNASGGKVMVNNIMPRKHRELPKFLSMHEIKALLATAENPHHRMMIRLGLQTGLRREEIATFPLAYVFDPDAAGRKERNIQIHLNPYDGHGMRTKGSKPRDIYVSRRFLSDLHRYVVQVRGERATLSQTRHKPLFLNQFGEPYADGGKRIERIVREIGKRAGVRVHPHMLRHTYATHTLLALQRNRSSVEPLVFVQRQLGHSSIQTTMVYLHLINEIADEAVLAYDDELHGDLDTV